One Prunus dulcis chromosome 8, ALMONDv2, whole genome shotgun sequence DNA window includes the following coding sequences:
- the LOC117636934 gene encoding toll/interleukin-1 receptor-like protein — MGLSTQRASASLTSAELAPPRWKHDVFLSFWGEDTRRGFISHLYHELHYWQAITTFKDDRELEKGASISPELLTAIKQSHLAIIVLSPTYASSTWCLDELSKILEYMEDTKRILPIFYGVHPSDVRNQWGSFAEAFTKHEEKFSEDADKVNRWRAALRKVGGLSGLDSKNSKSERELIEDIVKCAWTKVNPTCTSLDSQEKLVGIDFSLEYVCN; from the exons atggGGTTGAGCACCCAAAGAGCCTCTGCATCTCTTACTTCAGCTGAATTGGCTCCTCCTCGATGGAAGCATGATGTGTTTTTGAGTTTCTGGGGTGAAGACACTCGCAGGGGTTTTATATCTCATTTATACCATGAATTGCACTACTGGCAAGCAATTACAACATTTAAGGACGACCGAGAGCTTGAAAAAGGAGCAAGTATTTCTCCGGAGCTGTTGACCGCAATCAAACAATCACATCTTGCAATCATTGTTCTGTCACCAACTTACGCTTCTTCCACCTGGTGCTTGGATGAACTTTCAAAGATTCTTGAATATATGGAAGACACCAAGAGAATTCTGCCAATTTTTTATGGCGTGCATCCTTCCGATGTACGAAATCAATGGGGGAGTTTTGCGGAAGCCTTCACTAAGCATGAAGAAAAGTTCAGTGAAGACGCAGACAAGGTGAATCGGTGGAGAGCTGCTTTAAGAAAAGTTGGCGGGCTCTCCGGTTTAGATTCAAAGAATTCTAA GAGTGAAAGAGAGCTTATTGAAGACATTGTCAAATGTGCGTGGACCAAAGTGAATCCTACATGTACGTCGTTAGATTCCCAAGAGAAGTTAGTCGGAATTGATTTTTCACTTGAGTACGTTTGCAATTAG
- the LOC117637139 gene encoding TMV resistance protein N-like, whose protein sequence is MADGEKNWFGLGSRIIITSRNERLLVQHGIAIPYKVKVLNNDEALELFSQKAFRKSQPEEGFLELSKCFLHYSKGLPLALKTLGSFLNMRDQDAWNSVLDNLKKIPNPTVFDSLKISYDGREEMEKIIFLDVACFHKGKHKETVIEILESVCDISSRIGIDILIEKSLLTIERPYFDYNIINMHDLIQEMAWEIVRKKLDQRNRLWLHDDVSRVFMNNTETRAIEARVLRLPKLEVVH, encoded by the exons ATGGCGGATGGAGAGAaaaattggtttggtttggggAGTAGAATTATCATCACAAGCAGAAATGAACGTCTACTAGTTCAACATGGTATAGCGATACCATATAAGGTCAAGGTATTAAATAATGATGAAGCTCTTGAGCTCTTCAGTCAAAAAGCCTTTAGGAAAAGTCAGCCTGAGGAAGGTTTTCTGGAATTGTCCAAGTGTTTCCTACATTATTCCAAAGGCCTTCCATTAGCCCTTAAAACTTTGGGATCTTTCTTGAATATGAGAGATCAAGATGCATGGAATAGTGTATTGGATAATCTAAAGAAAATTCCTAATCCAACAGTTTTTGATTCACTCAAAATTAGTTATGATGGACGAGAAGAGATGGAGAAGATAATTTTTCTTGATGTTGCATGTTTCCATAAAGGGAAGCATAAAGAGACAGTAATTGAAATACTAGAAAGTGTCTGTGACATTTCCAGCCGTATTGGAATCGATATTCTTATTGAGAAATCCCTCTTAACCATTGAGAGACCCTATTTTGACTACAACATTATTAATATGCATGATTTGATACAAGAAATGGCATGGGAGATTGTTCGTAAAAAGCTTGATCAACGCAATCGTTTGTGGCTTCACGACGATGTCTCTCGTGTATTCATGAACAATACG GAAACAAGAGCAATTGAAGCCAGAGTCTTACGTTTGCCCAAATTAGAAGTGGTGCACTAA
- the LOC117636935 gene encoding TMV resistance protein N-like yields the protein MALSTQRASASLSAESAPPQWKHDVFQSFRGADTRRGFMSHLDHELRYRQTIKTFKDDRDLEIGATISPELLTAIEESHLAIIVLSPNYASSPWCLDELSKILECMEDTNRILPIFYDVDPSDVRYQKGGFAEAFTKHEERFSEEAEKVKRWRAALRKVANISGLDSKNYKSEAELIKNIVKCVWTKVHPTFMLSGSPENLVGIDFALEQLRLQLAPEENDVRFIGIWGMGGVGKTTLAKLVFEKISHHFELSSFLFDVREVSAKHGTLVALQKQLLFPILKEENIIRVWDEESGIFFTKTYLWNKKVLLILDDVDKLNQLEKLVGEKTWFGVGSRIIITTRNERLLVQHDIARRHKVKVLNNGQALKLFSQHAFKKNQPAEGFLELSQRVLHCAKGLPLALKTLGTLLYTRDQDAWNSVLHNVEKIPNPTVLDSLKVSYDGLEEMEKKIFLHVACFHKGKDKEKIIEILDSIWDISSLIGIDILIEKSLLTIKKNNLRSDTVEMHDLIQEMAWEIIRQESVDEPGKWSCLWHPNNISAVFMNNTGTSAIEAIVLGLPKSEVVHWNCNKAFSKMPKLRLLEFDNVIFSSGPKVLPNSLRIIRWSWYFSKSLTPKFHPRFLVKLEMPYSKLVRLWDGAKDFPKLKYIDLSYSHKLASTPDFTRVPVLEELNLKSCTNLIEVHGSIAVLKRLKRLDLSDCKNIESLPSEVEMDSLEYFSLRGCSKVKKLPEFEGHMKSSFKLILNGTAVEQIPSSIEGLVGLAVEGIYNRRSLSGQIVYMQRSSKVVKLPGEMECLEELELSESAMRELLLVMISNKYLSLHRSSTSRDHSAWFRIRKSHPDPAPDPLGLVLSSRNDLFSLASLDLSDCNIGEGVIPDCISCCLCLVRLILRGNNFFSLPANIRFLSKLRYLDLSLCRRLQQLPDLPSSESLLVNVDDCTSLRRLSDPSNLRGANVYDFDFSCHNCFRLVEEESSINRIFAMMMRLAPNSCPKVVSLVD from the exons ATGGCCTTGAGCACCCAAAGAGCCTCTGCATCTCTTTCGGCTGAATCGGCTCCTCCTCAATGGAAACATGATGTTTTTCAGAGTTTCAGGGGAGCAGACACTCGCAGGGGTTTTATGTCTCATTTAGACCACGAACTGCGGTACCGGCAAACAATAAAAACTTTCAAGGACGACCGAGACCTTGAAATAGGAGCAACTATTTCTCCGGAGCTGTTGACCGCAATCGAAGAATCACATCTTGCCATCATTGTTCTCTCCCCAAATTACGCTTCTTCCCCTTGGTGCTTGGATGAACTCTCAAAGATTCTTGAATGCATGGAAGACACCAATAGAATTCTGCCAATCTTTTATGACGTGGATCCTTCTGATGTACGATACCAAAAGGGGGGATTTGCTGAAGCATTCACTAAGCATGAAGAAAGGTTTAGTGAAGAAGCAGAGAAGGTGAAGCGGTGGAGAGCTGCTTTAAGAAAAGTTGCCAATATCTCTGGCTTAGATTCAAAGAATTATAA ATCGGAAGCAGAGCTTATCAAAAATATTGTCAAATGTGTGTGGACGAAAGTGCATCCAACATTCATGTTGTCAGGTTCTCCGGAAAATTTAGTCGGAATTGATTTTGCACTTGAGCAACTACGTTTGCAATTAGCTCCCGAAGAAAATGACGTTCGCTTTATAGGGATATGGGGGATGGGCGGGGTAGGCAAAACAACCCTTGCTAAGCTAgtttttgagaaaatttcCCATCATTTTGAACTTAGTTCGTTTCTATTTGATGTGAGAGAGGTTTCTGCAAAACATGGTACACTAGTTGCTCTACAAAAACAACTTCTTTTCCCAATcttgaaggaagaaaatattatccgaGTTTGGGATGAAGAGTCGGGAATATTTTTCACTAAGACATATTTATGGAATAAAAAGGTTCTTCTCATCCTTGATGATGTGGATAAATTAAACCAGCTAGAAAAACTGGTTGGAGAGAAAACTTGGTTTGGTGTAGGGAGTAGAATTATCATCACAACTAGAAATGAACGTCTACTAGTTCAGCATGATATAGCGAGACGACATAAGGTCAAGGTATTAAACAATGGACAAGCTCTTAAGCTCTTTAGTCAACATGCCTTTAAGAAAAATCAGCCTGCGGAAGGTTTTCTAGAACTGTCTCAGCGTGTCCTACATTGTGCCAAAGGCCTTCCATTAGCTCTTAAAACTTTGGGGACTTTGTTGTATACGAGAGATCAAGATGCATGGAATAGTGTGTTGCATAATGTAGAGAAAATTCCTAATCCAACAGTTCTTGATTCACTCAAAGTAAGTTATGATGGACTAgaagagatggagaagaaaattTTTCTCCATGTTGCATGTTTCCATAAAGGGAAGgataaagagaaaataattgaaatactAGACAGTATCTGGGACATTTCCAGTCTTATTGGGATTGATATTCTTATTGAGAAATCTCTCTtaaccattaaaaaaaacaatttacgCAGTGACACTGTTGAGATGCATGATTTGATACAAGAAATGGCATGGGAAATTATTCGTCAAGAGTCTGTCGATGAGCCTGGTAAATGGAGTTGTTTGTGGCATCCCAACAACATTTCTGCTGTATTCATGAACAACACG GGAACATCCGCAATTGAAGCCATAGTCTTAGGTTTGCCGAAATCAGAAGTGGTACACTGGAATTGTAATAAAGCCTTCTCTAAGATGCCCAAATTGAGGCTTCTTGAATTTGATAATGTGATCTTTTCTTCAGGCCCCAAAGTTCTTCCAAATTCGTTAAGAATTATTCGTTGGAGCTGGTATTTTTCCAAATCACTCACACCAAAATTTCACCCACGCTTCCTTGTTAAACTAGAGATGCCTTATAGCAAACTTGTCCGGCTTTGGGATGGAGCAAAG GACTTCCCAAAGTTGAAATATATTGATCTTAGTTACTCTCATAAATTGGCCAGTACCCCAGATTTCACACGCGTTCCTGTTCTTGAGGAATTGAATCTGAAAAGTTGTACGAATTTAATTGAGGTCCACGGGTCTATTGCAGTTCTCAAAAGGTTGAAACGTTTGGACCTTAGTGACTGTAAAAATATCGAGAGTCTCCCAAGTGAAGTGGAAATGGATTCTCTTGAATATTTCAGTCTTCGTGGCTgctcaaaagtgaaaaaactTCCGGAATTTGAGGGACATATGAAAAGTTCGTTCAAGCTCATTTTAAATGGTACTGCTGTTGAGCAAATACCTTCATCAATCGAAGGTTTGGTTGGCCTTGCTGTAGAGGGTATATACAATCGCAGAAGTCTCTCGGGTCAAATAGTCTATATGCAAAGATCCTCAAAAGTTGTCAAACTGCCAGGGGAGATGGAGTGTTTAGAGGAGCTTGAATTAAGTGAAAGTGCTATGAGAGAGCTGCTTCTTGTTATGATAAGTAACAAATATCTATCCTTACATCGATCATCAACTTCAAGGGATCACAGTGCATGGTTTAGAATAAGAAAGAGTCACCCTGATCCTGCACCTGACCCTTTGGGTTTGGTACTGTCTTCTAGAAATGATTTATTCTCTTTGGCAAGTTTAGATCTAAGTGATTGTAATATTGGTGAAGGAGTCATTCCCGATTGTATTAGCTGCTGCTTGTGTTTAGTACGTTTAATACTTAGGGGAAACAATTTCTTTAGCCTTCCTGCGAACATTAGATTCCTTTCTAAGCTTAGGTATCTTGACTTGAGTTTGTGCAGAAGGCTTCAGCAATTGCCAGATCTTCCGTCAAGTGAAAGCTTACTCGTAAATGTAGACGACTGTACTTCCTTAAGAAGGTTGTCAGATCCATCAAATTTGAGGGGAGCTAATGTGTATGATTTTGACTTTAGTTGTCATAATTGCTTCAGATTGGTTGAAGAAGAAAGCTCGATTAATAGAATATTTGCAATGATGATGAGATTGGCTCCTAACTCTTGCCCTAAGGTAGTCTCTCTCGTTGATTGA